The Pseudomonas allokribbensis genome has a window encoding:
- a CDS encoding energy transducer TonB, which yields MSGILPTSIGYISPHGDFSRQNTQALSGVSHLWQDFFAQAMAEQSSDVVPACGTFPPVDLDSPEEPTVGSELHAHIIDQRECNVVETPVRPPEPLFLPIAEIDMTLAEPYPPFPPEAIKTQQKQQDFDSSWVRPVVINNGQPIPEPGPAPQKKPLYLPIAEFDLDLLQPYPPFPPEEIVEQQKALDFDNGWVRPIVQQNLRIAA from the coding sequence ATGTCAGGCATTCTTCCCACATCGATTGGCTACATCTCGCCCCATGGCGATTTCAGCCGTCAAAACACTCAAGCACTGAGCGGCGTCAGTCACCTGTGGCAGGATTTCTTTGCCCAGGCGATGGCCGAGCAGTCGAGTGATGTGGTGCCGGCCTGCGGCACATTCCCACCGGTTGATCTCGATAGCCCTGAAGAACCAACCGTCGGCAGTGAACTGCACGCCCACATCATCGACCAGCGCGAATGCAACGTGGTGGAAACTCCGGTTCGACCGCCTGAGCCGCTGTTCCTGCCGATTGCCGAAATCGACATGACACTGGCCGAGCCATACCCTCCGTTCCCGCCGGAAGCCATCAAGACTCAGCAAAAGCAGCAGGATTTCGACAGCAGCTGGGTTCGTCCGGTCGTGATCAACAACGGCCAGCCGATTCCGGAACCGGGCCCTGCCCCGCAGAAAAAGCCGTTGTACCTGCCGATTGCCGAGTTCGACCTGGATCTGCTGCAGCCTTACCCGCCGTTCCCGCCGGAAGAAATCGTCGAACAACAGAAAGCGCTGGACTTCGATAACGGCTGGGTGCGCCCGATCGTTCAGCAGAACCTGCGCATCGCCGCCTGA
- a CDS encoding class I SAM-dependent methyltransferase → MIEQPAACRIHVEALGPTFEAQAEQWAERLNLPLQVADGEFALQVGEQGLQLQQLGPDAPGPVRVDFVEGGAAHRRLYGGGSGQMIAKAVGIAQGVRPRVLDATAGLGKDAFVLASLGCEMSLIERQPLIGALLEDGLARAAEDFDVAPIVARMTLLKGNSIDVMRNWEGEPPQVIYLDPMFPHREKTALVKKEMRLFRPLVGDDPDAPALLEAALALATHRVVVKRPRKAPCIEGPKPSHALDGKSSRYDIYPKKALKA, encoded by the coding sequence ATGATTGAGCAACCCGCGGCCTGCCGCATCCATGTCGAAGCCCTCGGCCCGACGTTCGAGGCGCAGGCCGAGCAGTGGGCCGAGCGCCTGAATCTGCCGTTGCAGGTGGCCGACGGCGAGTTCGCCTTGCAGGTCGGCGAGCAGGGTTTGCAACTGCAACAGCTGGGGCCGGATGCGCCGGGGCCGGTGCGGGTCGACTTCGTCGAGGGTGGCGCGGCCCATCGTCGGTTGTACGGCGGCGGTAGCGGTCAGATGATCGCCAAGGCGGTCGGCATCGCCCAGGGTGTGCGTCCGCGGGTGCTGGATGCCACGGCGGGGCTCGGGAAAGATGCGTTCGTGCTGGCGAGCCTGGGCTGCGAGATGAGCCTGATCGAGCGCCAGCCGCTGATCGGCGCCTTGCTGGAGGATGGCCTGGCCCGCGCGGCGGAAGATTTCGACGTGGCGCCGATCGTGGCGCGGATGACGCTGCTCAAGGGCAACTCCATCGACGTGATGCGTAACTGGGAGGGCGAGCCGCCGCAGGTGATCTACCTTGACCCGATGTTCCCGCACCGTGAGAAAACCGCGCTGGTGAAGAAGGAAATGCGCCTGTTCCGTCCGCTGGTGGGCGATGATCCGGATGCACCGGCCCTGCTGGAAGCGGCGTTGGCGCTGGCCACGCATCGGGTGGTGGTCAAGCGCCCGCGCAAGGCGCCGTGCATCGAAGGGCCGAAGCCGAGTCACGCGCTGGACGGCAAGTCCAGTCGCTATGACATTTACCCGAAGAAAGCGCTCAAGGCCTGA
- a CDS encoding TetR/AcrR family transcriptional regulator, which produces MSNNLSAPNGPGRPKDPAKRQAILEAAKILFLSHGYANTSMDAVAAEAGVSKLTVYSHFNDKETLFSAAVVAKCEEQLPPLFFELPDGIAVENVLLNIARGFHHLINSNESVNLHRLIMALGSQDPKLSLIFFEAGPQRMVQGMERLLRRIHETGVLSIDNPHNAAEHFFCLIKGAGNFRLLYGCGEPLTGEAAESHVQEVVELFMRAYRP; this is translated from the coding sequence ATGTCGAACAATCTTTCAGCTCCAAACGGCCCCGGCCGCCCGAAGGATCCGGCCAAGCGCCAGGCGATTCTCGAAGCGGCGAAAATCCTGTTCCTGAGTCACGGCTATGCCAACACCAGCATGGACGCGGTGGCCGCCGAGGCTGGCGTGTCGAAGCTGACGGTCTACAGCCATTTCAATGACAAGGAAACGCTGTTTTCTGCCGCCGTCGTCGCCAAATGCGAGGAGCAATTGCCGCCGCTGTTCTTCGAATTGCCGGACGGCATCGCGGTGGAAAATGTGTTGCTGAACATTGCCAGAGGCTTTCATCACCTGATCAACAGCAACGAGTCGGTGAACCTGCATCGCCTGATCATGGCGCTGGGCAGTCAGGATCCGAAGCTGTCGCTGATCTTCTTCGAGGCCGGTCCCCAGCGCATGGTGCAAGGCATGGAGCGCTTACTGCGGCGGATTCATGAAACCGGCGTGCTGAGCATCGACAACCCGCACAACGCCGCCGAGCACTTCTTCTGCCTGATCAAGGGCGCGGGGAATTTCCGGCTGCTGTACGGCTGCGGTGAACCACTGACGGGCGAGGCGGCGGAAAGCCACGTGCAGGAAGTGGTCGAGCTGTTCATGCGGGCCTATCGCCCCTGA
- a CDS encoding efflux RND transporter periplasmic adaptor subunit, producing MFRHALSFAVPVTLAFLLSACGKEEVTQVSVRPAMVVQPEPSAQAMESYPGEVRARYEPDLAFRIGGKVSRRLVEEGQRVKADQPLAELDPQDVRLQLEATRAQVTAAEANLNLVRAERDRYKTLMERQMVSRSAYDNAENLYRSGEARLKQIKAEFNVSTNQASYAVLRAPQDGVVAKRSVEVGQVVAAGQTVFTLATDGEREVLISLPEQSFGRFKVGQPVSVELWTQQNQRFAGQIRELSPAADPKSRTFAARISFTAGKVPAELGQSARVFVQTADVIPLSVPLSALTAENGATYVWVVSANNTLKKTPVRIGPFGEKTVPVLEGLNASDWVVAAGVHVLLEGQQVRPVDRSNRVVNLADKE from the coding sequence ATGTTCCGCCATGCGTTGTCCTTTGCGGTGCCAGTCACTCTGGCGTTCTTATTGTCGGCATGTGGCAAGGAAGAGGTGACGCAAGTCAGCGTGCGACCGGCCATGGTGGTGCAGCCAGAGCCTTCGGCGCAGGCGATGGAAAGTTATCCGGGCGAGGTTCGTGCCCGGTATGAACCGGATCTGGCGTTCCGTATCGGTGGCAAAGTCAGCCGACGACTGGTCGAGGAAGGCCAGCGCGTGAAGGCCGATCAGCCCCTGGCCGAGCTCGATCCGCAGGACGTACGCCTGCAACTGGAGGCGACCCGCGCCCAGGTCACCGCCGCCGAAGCCAATCTGAATCTGGTGCGCGCCGAGCGTGACCGCTACAAGACTTTGATGGAACGGCAGATGGTCAGCCGCTCAGCGTACGACAACGCCGAAAACCTCTACCGCTCCGGCGAAGCCCGCCTCAAACAGATCAAAGCCGAATTCAACGTCTCGACCAATCAGGCCAGTTACGCCGTGCTGCGTGCGCCACAGGATGGCGTGGTCGCCAAACGCTCGGTAGAGGTCGGACAAGTGGTCGCCGCCGGGCAGACCGTTTTCACCCTCGCCACCGATGGTGAGCGTGAAGTACTGATCAGCCTGCCGGAACAGAGCTTCGGTCGCTTCAAGGTCGGCCAGCCAGTGTCGGTGGAGCTGTGGACTCAACAGAACCAGCGCTTCGCCGGGCAGATCCGCGAACTGTCGCCGGCCGCCGATCCGAAATCCCGCACCTTCGCCGCGCGCATTTCATTCACCGCCGGCAAAGTCCCGGCAGAACTCGGCCAGAGCGCCCGGGTATTCGTGCAGACCGCCGACGTAATCCCGCTGTCGGTGCCGCTCTCGGCCCTGACCGCCGAAAACGGCGCGACCTATGTCTGGGTCGTCAGCGCCAACAACACCTTGAAAAAGACGCCCGTGCGCATCGGTCCGTTCGGTGAGAAAACCGTGCCGGTGCTCGAAGGCCTCAACGCCAGCGACTGGGTAGTGGCCGCCGGCGTGCATGTGCTGCTGGAAGGGCAGCAGGTGCGTCCCGTGGATCGCTCCAACCGTGTGGTCAATCTGGCGGACAAGGAGTAA